The proteins below come from a single Aspergillus oryzae RIB40 DNA, chromosome 5 genomic window:
- a CDS encoding DUF4246 domain-containing protein (predicted protein): MGNELDNSGTGPLKVPGFNNHPLELTLDCEDRFHDTVPMDWFSSPLTARELAMLNLMETLTDRPGWYNLIFDKHTVTKWKEEAMTRPIISRKAWDWCLAELRDKAIRFKETGQILVLNSGSAVCKSDTIIPSSVGLKIQQFVSNLSDECGDGKDWEPSSNKQIWNIIDPSLFPLVYGQTRVLVNGGCVPLEQTLETYGQGEVAPRHDQEREILEEFPDSDDNARSLLFSHRFQWLPCEVEFCGPAGSTDVQITSYINNLHPSRHRSFYKTLEGVVSRVIEPWNETLIKGTPIDSSLSSPPGRAPRRIQTFGVEWRNEYPKWAEDLPTEWDGDLEAYRNALARVRDYVALPEYGVKVEWDGLETKEIPQDWESTVSLKDVVDAKYTRLFRFEHSDPGLYSYEEWKAGKTAKSIVGPTEHDIQWEIDPKVWSSLHDMKDPMDRYKILEGSRKRCRDHNYYTVKLQETFRDKGLQIIVKLEGIELTPESPSYPGEDWHTDGLLNEHIVGTAVYFFDMENVTGSRLSFRQEIEMNPGVYQFEGWDVPYLEKLFGVKDETPAFQELGSVSIGQGRLIVFPNAIHHRMEPFELISKCRAGHLRFLTLWLVDPYYRICSTRNVPPQRHDWWAEEAQSLVTSAHSLPQELATMVINETHKWPMDLTEAQQHRLERGKDSAIAHGAMEYLNQDAEINLFKPMY; this comes from the coding sequence atgggTAATGAACTCGACAACTCAGGAACGGGTCCCTTGAAGGTCCCCGGATTTAACAATCACCCCCTTGAGCTGACCCTCGACTGTGAGGACAGATTTCACGATACGGTTCCGATGGACTGGTTCAGCTCCCCTCTAACTGCTCGGGAGCTGGCCATGTTGAATCTCATGGAAACACTGACGGACCGACCCGGGTGGTACAACCTCATATTCGATAAGCACACTGTCACaaagtggaaagaagaagccatgACACGCCCGATCATCAGCCGCAAGGCATGGGACTGGTGCTTGGCTGAACTGCGTGATAAAGCGATACGGTTTAAAGAAACAGGCCAGATTTTAGTATTGAACTCTGGTAGTGCTGTCTGTAAATCCGACACAATTATCCCCTCATCGGTTGGCTTGAAGATTCAACAATTTGTCTCCAATTTGTCGGACGAGTGTGGAGACGGGAAAGACTGGGAACCCAGCTCCAATAAGCAGATTTGGAATATAATCGACCcgtctctttttcctctaGTCTACGGACAGACGCGCGTTCTGGTGAATGGCGGCTGTGTTCCACTTGAACAAACATTGGAAACCTACGGACAAGGCGAGGTTGCACCAAGGCACGACCAGGAGCGTGAAATATTGGAGGAGTTTCCGGACAGTGATGATAACGCGAGAAGCTTGTTGTTCTCTCACCGATTCCAGTGGCTTCCCTGTGAGGTGGAATTCTGTGGGCCCGCGGGATCGACAGATGTACAGATTACCTCTTATATCAACAACCTACACCCAAGCAGACATCGCTCGTTTTATAAAACACTTGAGGGGGTAGTGTCTCGTGTCATTGAGCCATGGAATGAGACATTAATCAAAGGCACCCCCATTGATTCTAGTTTGTCTTCCCCACCGGGCAGGGCGCCCCGGAGAATTCAAACATTTGGTGTTGAGTGGCGAAACGAGTATCCAAAGTGGGCAGAAGATCTACCAACGGAGTGGGATGGTGACCTCGAAGCATACCGCAACGCACTTGCCCGTGTCAGGGACTATGTCGCCCTTCCAGAATATGGTGTTAAAGTCGAATGGGACGGTCTTGAAACAAAGGAGATTCCACAAGATTGGGAGAGCACGGTATCTTTGAAGGATGTGGTCGATGCAAAATATACTCGCCTATTTCGCTTCGAGCATTCCGACCCGGGTCTCTACTCGTATGAGGAATGGAAGGCAGGAAAAACCGCAAAATCTATTGTTGGGCCCACGGAACATGACATCCAGTGGGAGATAGACCCTAAGGTCTGGTCTTCGCTACATGATATGAAAGATCCCATGGATCGTTACAAGATCTTAGAGGGCTCTCGCAAGAGGTGTAGAGATCATAATTATTATACAGTCAAGCTTCAAGAGACGTTCCGCGATAAAGGCCTACAAATCATTGTGAAGTTGGAAGGGATTGAGCTAACACCAGAAAGTCCATCTTACCCAGGCGAGGACTGGCATACAGACGGCCTTCTTAACGAGCACATTGTGGGAACTGCGGTCTATTTCTTCGACATGGAAAACGTGACAGGTAGCAGGCTCTCGTTCCGTCAAGAGATTGAAATGAATCCAGGTGTATATCAGTTTGAGGGATGGGATGTACCGTACCTGGAAAAGTTATTCGGCGTCAAAGATGAGACACCGGCTTTCCAAGAGCTCGGGTCTGTATCGATTGGCCAAGGACGTCTTATAGTCTTTCCAAACGCAATCCATCACCGCATGGAGCCATTTGAACTGATTTCCAAATGTCGGGCCGGACACCTTCGATTTCTGACACTGTGGCTCGTCGACCCATACTACCGCATCTGCTCTACGCGGAATGTACCACCGCAGCGGCATGACTGGTGggcagaagaagcacagTCGCTGGTAACATCGGCCCATTCGCTTCCTCAAGAGTTGGCTACTATGGTCATCAACGAAACACATAAGTGGCCCATGGATCTCACGGAGGCTCAACAACATCGACTCGAACGAGGTAAAGATAGCGCTATTGCTCACGGCGCGATGGAATATCTGAACCAGGACGCTGAAATAAATCTTTTTAAGCCAATGTACTGA
- a CDS encoding glycoside hydrolase family 71 protein (predicted protein) produces the protein MKLAKEAHIDAFALNFAASLTDMYPLASAFQAAESTGFKLFLSFDYAGAGPFEESVVIGIIKIFSSHSAYYKYKGKPFVSTFEGPGNAKDWEEIKEKTGCFFVPSWSSLGAKDALELGTADGLFSWAGWPWGNKDMDTYVDASYLDYLDQDYGKPYMMPVSPWFYTNLPGYDKNWLWRGDNLWTDRWEQVMVVQPSWLQIISWNDYGESHYIGPLRDIDNYEAFKVGKAPFNYAHGMPHDGWRLFLPYWIDMYKKGKGTITKEGVVGWYRPNPVAACKNGGTTGNTASQLQLEFEPAQVVQDKIFFSALLTSSATVTVTVGGVSIPATWEFIPDGGVGVYHGSAGYGAFLGDVKISISRSGATIAEFSGTAITTSCKDGYSNFNAWIQSQHPWSS, from the exons ATGAAGCTCGCGAAAGAAGCCCATATTGATGCATTCGCACTCAATTTTGCTGCCTCACTCACAGACATGTATCCCTTAGCGTCTGCTTTTCAAGCCGCGGAGTCCACCGGTTTCAAGctgttcctttcctttgattATGCTGGTGCGGGGCCATTCGAGGAATCCGTCGTGATAGGCATCATAAAGATATTCAGCAGTCATTCGGCGTATTATAAATACAAAGGAAAGCCCTTTGTGTCTACCTTCGAAGGGCCCGGGAATGCAAAAGACTGGGAagagatcaaagaaaagacaggATGCTTCTTTGTGCCGTCATGGTCTTCCCTGGGTGCAAAGGATGCTCTGGAGCTAGGCACCGCGGATGGATTATTCAGTTGGGCCGGTTGGCCGTGGGGCAACAAAGATATGGATACGTACGTTGATGCATCCTACTTAGATTATCTTGATCAAGACTATGGCAAGCCATATATGATGCCGGTCTCACCATGGTTTTACACCAACCTCCCTGGATATGATAAGAATTGGCTTTGGCGAG GTGACAATCTCTGGACAGACCGTTGGGAACAAGTCATGGTGGTTCAACCAAGCTGGTTGCAAATCATCAGCTGGAATGACTACGGTGAATCCCATTACATTGGCCCTCTTCGAGATATCGACAACTATGAAGCTTTTAAGGTGGGCAAGGCACCATTCAACTACGCCCATGGCATGCCTCATGATGGCTGGCGTCTCTTCCTACCCTACTGGATAGACATGTacaagaaggggaaaggcACGATCACTAAGGAGGGTGTGGTTGGGTGGTATCGGCCGAACCCTGTCGCTGCCTGCAAGAACGGTGGTACAACAGGGAATACGGCCAGTCAGCTGCAGCTTGAATTTGAGCCTGCTCAGGTGGTTCAGGACaaaattttcttctctgcacTACTTACTTCCTCGGCTACCGTCACTGTCACTGTCGGAGGCGTATCCATCCCCGCTACATGGGAGTTTATCCCGGACGGCGGGGTTGGTGTGTACCATGGAAGCGCGGGATACGGGGCGTTTCTGGGGGATGTGAAGATTTCTATCTCTCGTTCCGGTGCTACGATCGCGGAGTTCAGCGGCACAGCCATCACAACAAGCTGTAAGGACGGTTATAGCAATTTCAATGCGTGG ATCCAAAGTCAGCACCCATGGAGCTCCTGA
- a CDS encoding uncharacterized protein (predicted protein), with translation MKYFLLILSCLLLLTETALASNTAGPAETLFFYNAYLIEFKTVSNPKQRKLAKGCVGAQSPTPCTYKNFVKHILYRGEKLQVEDAKFRDTLDNAGTAGITETSKRLRERGFKCVYDLSRLVEGAGKATPFSKVFEAVEEQIKEKLSFSSVESERNNMKTALKLIEQNRVADNMKYFIKELETRMGIEFVKSPRTTDDGRAWQAYETKETASKYPDHDNLSKEAQDIVRKLRDGKIVVKDWSFPSHQAVIVKVKDLQKLINKC, from the coding sequence ATGAAgtattttcttctcattctttcATGTCTTCTGCTTTTGACAGAGACAGCCCTAGCCTCGAACACGGCAGGCCCCGCGGAGACTTTATTCTTCTACAATGCATACCTGATCGAGTTCAAAACCGTGAGCAACCCTAAACAGCGAAAGCTCGCCAAGGGGTGCGTAGGGGCACAAAGCCCTACTCCCTGCACTTACAAAAACTTCGTAAAGCACATTCTCTACCGCGGCGAGAAACTCCAAGTCGAAGACGCAAAATTTCGGGACACCCTCGATAATGCCGGTACTGCTGGAATTACAGAGACTTCTAAACGATTGAGAGAGCGCGGTTTCAAATGCGTGTACGATCTTTCTCGTCTTGTGGAGGGTGCAGGGAAGGCGACCCCCTTTTCGAAAGTGTTCGAAGCCGTTGAAGAGcagatcaaagaaaaactcTCCTTTTCTAGCGTCGAGAGCGAAAGGAACAACATGAAGACTGCATTGAAGCTCATCGAACAAAATCGGGTCGCAGATAACATGAAATACTTTATTAAGGAACTCGAAACGCGGATGGGAATCGAATTCGTCAAGAGCCCACGGACCACGGATGATGGACGCGCATGGCAAGCATATgagaccaaagaaacagcatCAAAGTATCCTGATCATGATAACCTTTCAAAGGAGGCACAGGATATTGTGAGAAAACTGCGAGACGGAAAGATTGTGGTCAAGGATTGGTCCTTTCCATCGCATCAGGCCGTGATTGTGAAAGTTAAAGAtctccagaagctcatcaatAAGTGCTGA
- a CDS encoding uncharacterized protein (predicted protein), which yields MAEIILYDLACTKNVCFSPVVWRIRLMLNYKRIPYRTIFLEFPDIEPTLKGLGILPSESTSTSKPKYTVPAIQHVPTNTYIMDSASIAHFLESTYLDPPVPLTSELGREIEAKSRAVVGPIFFTSVMPREIGILSPRAQEYFRRTREASLGHRLEDLLDLDKEEQSWDAVEDDVRAVGELMQMNRADGPFLLGARPTYTDFFIAGSLQSARVVEESVFRRFFGYPGYREVYEACLPYMEKKD from the exons ATGGCCGAGATCATTTTGTATGACTTGGCCTGCACCAAGAATGTCTGCTTCTCCCCCGTTGTCTGGCGCATCCGCCTCATGCTAAACTACAAGCGTATTCCTTACCggaccatcttcctcgaattTCCAGACATTGAGCCCACGCTGAAAGGGCT TGGTATATTACCGAGCGAATCCACCTCTACATCCAAACCCAAATACACAGTCCCCGCCATCCAGCACGTGCCAACCAACACATATATAATGGACTCAGCCTCCATCGCCCACTTCCTCGAGTCAACCTACCTCGACCCACCAGTCCCGCTAACATCGGAGCTAGGCCGCGAGATCGAGGCTAAATCACGCGCCGTGGTCGGcccaatcttcttcacctcgGTGATGCCCCGCGAGATAGGCATCCTATCGCCGCGCGCGCAGGAGTACTTCCGGCGTACCCGTGAGGCCTCGCTTGGGCATCGGCTTGAGGATTTACTTGATCTGGATAAAGAGGAGCAGAGTTGGGACGCGGTAGAGGATGACGTGCGTGCTGTTGGCGAGTTGATGCAGATGAATAGAGCTGACGGGCCATTTTTGCTGGGCGCCCGGCCGACTTACACGGACTTTTTTATTGCGGGGTCTCTTCAGTCTGCgagggtggtggaggagagtGTGTTTCGGAGATTTTTTGGGTACCCTGGTTATAGGGAGGTTTATGAGGCTTGTCTGCCGtatatggagaagaaggattAA